TTTTGGAGAAGTATGTTTATATTACCCTATGCTATACCAGCGTTTATATCATTACTTGTAATGCGTTTAGCTTTCAGTGGGCCAGGACCAGTTAACAATTTATTAGTAACTATGGGATTTGATAAGTCACCATGGCTAACAGACCCATTCTTAGCTAAAGTTATGATAGTTGTTATAAACATATGGTTAGGTTCACCATATTGGATGGCTTTGATGTCAGGGGTATTAACTAATATTTCAAAGGATATGTATGAAGCGGCTGAAATAGATGGAGCATCTAAAGTACAACAGTTCTTTAAGATAACTTTACCAATGGTATTATTCCAGACAGCGCCATTGTTAATTATGACATTTGCATATAACTTTAATAACTTTAATGTAATTTATCTATTAACAGATGGTAATCCAGTCAACAGTAACTATAGATATGCTGGTTCTACAGATATCTTGATTTCGTGGATTTATAAGTTGACAAGGGATAATAACCAGTATCATATGGCATCAGCAGTAACATTGATTATCTTTATATTTATAGCATCAATTTCTGCTTATTCCTTTACTAAAACTAAATCCTTCAAAGAGGAGGACATGATGTAATGACTGTTAAAATGGATAATGAAAGAAAAATTGAACCTGTAGGAAAAAAAGATAAAAATTTTAGTGTATTTAATTTTGTACAGAAATCTATAGTGTATATTTTCTTAATATTTATAACGATAATTGTATTGGCTCCTGTTATATGGATAATTGGGGCATCACTTAACCCAGGTACTAGTTTATTCAGTTCTTCACTATTTCCTAAAGAACCAACTTTTAAGCATTATGTAGAATTATTTACTGAGACTGACTATCCAAAATGGTATTTAAATACCCTTAAGATTGCAACAGCGAATATGTGTCTTTCTGTTGTGCTTACAACTCTTACAGCATATGTATTTTCAAGATTTAGATTCAAGGGTAGAAAACTAACTTTGATGACAATACTTATATTACAGATGTTCCCAGCTTTTATATCAATGACAGCAACTTTCGTATTATTATATAGACTTCATCTTTTGAATACACATTTAGGTTTAATTCTAGTTTATGCAGCAGGTCAGATACCATACAATACTTGGTTATGTAAGGGATATTTCGAAGGGATACCTAAGAGTTTAGATGAAGCAGCTAGGATTGATGGAGCTTCGAACTTAACTATATTTACTAAAATAATACTTCCATTAGCTAAACCTATAATTACTTTTGTAGCTTTAACAAACTTTATGGGGCCTTGGTTTGACTTTATATTCCCTCAGCTTATATTAAAGTCTTCTGAAAAAAGGACTTTAGCTGTTGGTTTGTTCCAATGGGTACAACAGCAACAAAATACATATTTTACTAGATTTGCTGCTGGGGCTATATTAGTTGCTATACCTATCACAGCATTGTTCTTATATCTACAAAAGCATATAGTTCATGGGTTATCTTCAGGTGCTACCAAGGGGTAATATGTTGTGATATAATGAGTTATACTAGATGTCATGGATAAAAAATTAGATTATAGGAAGTGAAGATTATGCCAGTAACAATCAGAGATGTTGCAAAGGTAGCCAATGTTTCACCTTCAACGGTATCTAGAGTTATAGCTGATAACCCTAAAATAAGTGAAGAGACAAAGAAAAAAGTATATAACGCTATGAAAAAACTTAATTATCATCCTAATGCTATAGCTAGAAGCCTTGCTAATAAATCTACTAAGACTTTAGGGATAATTTTACCTAATACTTCAGAAGATTTATTTATGAATCCTTTCTTTATACAAGCTATGAGAGGTATAAGTGTTTACGGACAAAAAAAGGGTTATTACATAATGTATAGCTATAGTAATAATGAAGAAGAAGAGGTAGATTTTATTAGTAAGTATATAAACAGCAAATGGGTAGACGGTATTATTTTATTAACAGCTAGACAAAATGACAGATGTATATCTTATCTTAAGGAAGTTAATCATCCTTTTGTTGTAATAGGACGTCCAGAAAATACTGAAGAAATATTGTGGGTAGATAATGATAACTTTAAAGCTATGTATGACGTAGTCACCCATTTAATAGAAAAGGGTCATAGAAATATTGCATTCATAGGAGGACCACATAGCTTAAACGTTACAAAGGATAGATTTGAAGGTTATAAAATGGCTTTACAAGCTAGAGGGATTAATATAGATGAACATATGATAAGTGAAACAGATTTTTCGGAGGATAGAGGCTATGATGCCATGAAAAAAATATTAGAACAAAAGATACCCGATGCTGTAGTAACTACAGATGATTTGATTGCTTTTGGTGCTTTAAAGGCAATAAAGGAAATGGATGAGAAAAAAATAGCAGTTGTAGGATTTAATAATACTCTTTTAGCAGCATATCAATCTCCTACTCTAACATCTGTTGACATTAAAACAGAAAGACTTGGATATCGTGCGGCACAACTGCTTATAGATAAAATAGAAAACAAAGAGACGAAAGTAAATCATTATATCGTAGAAACAGAATTAATCGAAAGAGAATCAACGCAATAAAGCCCTACAAATGAAAGTAGGGCTGTTTTTATAACATACAGAAAATAATTGTTAATTTTCAATTGTAAATTTAGCAGCCAAGCTGCTATAAACTGGGGGAATAAGATGAAACGTATAAGCTTATCGTTAGCATTTATTCTATTATTTAATGTAATGTTAGTAGGATGTCAAAATGGAAATCAGAGTGAGGTTGTTAAGCAATCACATACATCAACGCAAGAAGAGATAAAAAAAGGAAGTAAGTTAATAGTACATTATTATAGATATGAAGGAGACTATGACAATTGGAGCTTTTGGATTTGGCCAGAGGGCAGAGAAGGTAAAGCATATAACTTTACTGGCGAAGATGACTTTGGAAAGATAGCAGAAATAGAGTTTAACGAAAAATTAGACAGGGTAGGTATAATTCCAAGACTAGGTAATTGGGAAGCTAAGGATGTAAATATGGATAGGTTTATAGATTTAAAAGGTGATGTTACAGAAGTGTGGATGATACAGGGGACAGAAAAGATATTTTATAATAGGGAAGAAGCAAACATCAAACCGAAAATAAGGGGAGCGTTTTTGGATACTAAAAGAGATATTTTTGTGGAGCTTACAAATAAACTTAACTTAACAGGTAATAATAACGAAAATTTTATAGTAAAAGTTGATGGAAAAGAAGTAGATATTGAAAAAGTTGAAGGTGTTAGAGTAAAACAAGAAAATATAAACAAAAAAGGGTACGAGTTATTAGTAGATGATACAAAAATAAAATTTATATTTTCACCAACGGAATTTGGGTATAAACATAATAAAGATGACGATGTGTATGTTATAGGAGATTTTAACAATTATCAAATAAGTGATGAGTTTAAACTAGAGTACGATAAAGTATTTGACGTATATAAGTTATTAAAGGATGTAGGTAATAACCATAGTATTAACTTCAAAGACACGTTTTGCTTTGTTGTGAATAATAATGATAAAGAGGTGTTTAAAAGTAGTGACCTAGTAGTTGATAAATATTTAGGTAAAGTCACAAATCTCTTTAAGATTACACTTAAAGAGGATGTAGATTTTACTGAAGGAATAGTAGTAGACCATAAAGATTTTAAGGAGAAGGATGTCGTTATGAGAAAAGTATTAGAACTACCCGAGTTCACTTATACGGGAAATGACTTAGGAGCAAATTATAATAAGGATTATACAACCTTTAAGGTATGGTCACCAGTTGCAGAAGAAATGAAAGTGGTTATTTATGATAAATATAATGATAATGAAGGTAAAGTTTATTTAATGAACAAAGGAGAAAA
Above is a genomic segment from Caldisalinibacter kiritimatiensis containing:
- a CDS encoding LacI family DNA-binding transcriptional regulator, giving the protein MPVTIRDVAKVANVSPSTVSRVIADNPKISEETKKKVYNAMKKLNYHPNAIARSLANKSTKTLGIILPNTSEDLFMNPFFIQAMRGISVYGQKKGYYIMYSYSNNEEEEVDFISKYINSKWVDGIILLTARQNDRCISYLKEVNHPFVVIGRPENTEEILWVDNDNFKAMYDVVTHLIEKGHRNIAFIGGPHSLNVTKDRFEGYKMALQARGINIDEHMISETDFSEDRGYDAMKKILEQKIPDAVVTTDDLIAFGALKAIKEMDEKKIAVVGFNNTLLAAYQSPTLTSVDIKTERLGYRAAQLLIDKIENKETKVNHYIVETELIERESTQ
- a CDS encoding sugar ABC transporter permease produces the protein MTVKMDNERKIEPVGKKDKNFSVFNFVQKSIVYIFLIFITIIVLAPVIWIIGASLNPGTSLFSSSLFPKEPTFKHYVELFTETDYPKWYLNTLKIATANMCLSVVLTTLTAYVFSRFRFKGRKLTLMTILILQMFPAFISMTATFVLLYRLHLLNTHLGLILVYAAGQIPYNTWLCKGYFEGIPKSLDEAARIDGASNLTIFTKIILPLAKPIITFVALTNFMGPWFDFIFPQLILKSSEKRTLAVGLFQWVQQQQNTYFTRFAAGAILVAIPITALFLYLQKHIVHGLSSGATKG